The following DNA comes from Hordeum vulgare subsp. vulgare chromosome 3H, MorexV3_pseudomolecules_assembly, whole genome shotgun sequence.
CACCGAGAAAGGCCTTATGCATTTTATGATAATGGTACaatatgttcttattgttgtgaaTGGTGTTTGGCATTTTTAGGTAGTCATATTTGCCATTGTTATAAGTGCTTAGGTTTATCCCTAGGCTTTGAGAAATCATGGTTCCGTCTCTGATTGTGGCTAGTCTAAGTCACGTGATCAATATCGTTTTGGGAAAGTCCGTTTTCTGAGTCATTAATACAACGCCGTCCTTCTTGCTTCTggcttcatctttcttctttccaACCACCCCTCCTCACACAAAATTGAATTATTCAAATTGCAAATTCAGTCAACTTACATATAGCTATTGGAGGAAAATAAAGGAAATTAACTTGACCTTGGTCAAACCATCAAGGATCTTTGCACTACAGCAGATGAATCATGATGTCATACAGTTGAAACAGAGGATGTGCTAGATCTAGCTGACAACTTCACCGTCACAGATAACCATCTTGACTTTATTTCAGCACAAGTCTTAATCCAGGGAGACATTAGTCGAATTGATCGACATAGAGATACGTAGTAGCATTATTCTGCCAAACCCACCGGATAATGTTTCATGTCCAGCGGACAGTTCTATCTACTTCTTGCATGGAGAGAGGGGAGCACCGCAGAGGCACTTGTTGTGCTGAAAGTTGTAAAGGTCAAACCTCGCCATGTTCCCGCCGGTGGGCACGGGGCCGCATAGCCTGTTGTAGCTGACGTTGAAGAACTGCAGGTTGGGCAAGTTGGCGACCTGCGCCGGGATGCTGCCATGGATGGCATTGTGGCTCAGGTCGACAGTGTAGAGCTGCTCCGGGAGCACCACGGCCGATAGGTCGAAATCGAAGTCGTTTCTGGACAGGTCGATGTACTGCAACTCCTTCCCGAGGCCGAAGAGGCCCGACGCGTCGCCGGTCAGGCCGTTGCGCGACAGGTCGAGGTGCGCGAAGTTCACGGCGGCGAACCCGGCCGGGACAGGCCCCGTGAGGTTGTTGTGTGACAGCCAGAGGTACACCTGGTCCGCAGACTTGCTGAGGAACATCGGGGGGATGGCGCCGGTGAGGCGGTTGCGGCTGAGGTTGATGCCGGACAGGTTGGGGATGGTCCCCAGCGACGCCGGGATGGCGCCGGTGAGCGAGTTGAAGGAGAGCTCGAGGAAGGTGAGCTTCTTCAGCGCGCCCAGGAAGGACGGCACGGGGCCCGACACGGCCGTCCAGGAGATGCGGAGGCTGGAGAGGTTGGAGAGCTTGCCGATGGCCGGCGGTATGGGGCCCGAGAGCGCCGGGAGGTGGCGCAGGGTGAGGTCCTGCAGGTGGGGGAGGCCGGCGAGGGCGCTGGGGATGGTGCCGGTCAGGTTGGCGTCCTGGAAGACGGCGAGGCCGACGACGCGGCCGGTGAAGTGGTCGCAGGTGACGTCGTACCAGTCGCAGCAGGGACTGTCGGGCGTCCAGGACGCGAAGTGGTAGGCCTCCCCGAGGGCGGCCTTGACGGCGAGCAGCGCCGCCTTGTCGCCTGGGTGGCAGTCCTTGTAGGTGGGGTCCGGGGAGGGCTCGGCGTTGGCCGCGCCGGCGAGGAGGgagcagaggaggaggacgagcagagCGCGTGAGCGCATCCTCATCCTGTAGAGGCTGTGTCTGTCTGTGTGTGGCGTGATGATGTGAGTCCACTTTGGCGTGCTGCGTCGCGTGTCCCATGCTGCTGCATATATCTAGACTCGTCGATGCATTCGGACCTACCCAATGAGCATTCAAGAGTGCACCAATCAGGGAAGAAGCCAAACATGTACTGTAGAATAATACAGCTAGCTTAACATCATCACGTGCGATGTGTTTGGCGAACCGGCACCCACTGGGCTACTCGTCCAACATCGAGGGCGACTCGTCCACtgcctaaaataaaataaaaatagaaaacaatttttttttaaaactttGCAGTATTAACGATGATTAAACTTTGTAGGTTCctacaagttttcatgtcaaaatatCATATAGAGAAAGATGTACAAATAAGTTTCAGATTACAGTGCTAAAAGTGTTCAAAACTTCAAGCATTGAAATATTTTCCGTGTGTAGAGATCCTCGAATAGttttttggcatgaaaacttgcaaacacCTAGAAAATTTCATCATCTTtgatgctgcaaagtttcagattttttttagtttgttttttatttcttttgattTTCCTGTTCAcagagggtgcctaggcacccgggaGCTGAAAATCCACTCTCATTCAATATATATTTTTAACACTCTTGTAATAAATAATATGCATGGATTACACAATCATTTTAATTAAAAAAGTGTTTGACCCattctgaaaaaaatcatataaCTTCATATTTAGTTGTTGTGGAAGAAAAATAAGTTGAAGGCACACTAGAAATGAAAAAACCAATGTTACGACCAATATATAGCAAGTTAGGGATTCAAAATGTTCAATTAGAAGTTTAGTTTGTCAAATGTATTGGTTTGGACATTCTAAATATTTATTACCTCAACATATCTCTCGTTGGTTCATGGATAAAGAGATATATGCATGGAGAAGGCAAGATTCGAAACATTAGGGTTGAATGAGGCTTGGATGCTCCACATCGCTGGCGAGTTGGACTAGATCCAAGCCCCGTGCCTTCATTGCAACACAACCACGTCGTCGTGGATGCGTAGTGAGCTCGGGAAATCGCCCAACTTGTGGTGGGGGAAGATGCGGAGGACAATTGTCCCATAGCCCACGATGTGTGTCTCTCTGACCTTCGGTGCGACCACAGTTGTAACATCATGGTCTCGATCCTGCTCTCTTTGTCTCCAATGAAAAAATGAGCTCTCCCACCCATAATGCTGGAGAGTGGAACACGAGTTCTTATAACAAAAGGATGGAAGACATGCACGACTACTCTAAACTGAAGGTGTGTTGTTTAGGGCCTCCTACTGGAAACGAAAAGCGGGACAACTCCCTCAAGTCATTTGAAGAGATGTACATGATAAGTTTGAAAATCTTTCCATTTCTTCCCTAATTAATGTTGGTAAAGACTGCAAATAGTCTAGAGTTAACTCTTTGATTTACTGCATGAGACTACCCACAATGAAAGTAACATATGTACTAACATAGATGCCACCTAAGCAAAAACATGATGTGACAACTAATTAATGAGAAGAGGgagaaattgagtaacttagcTTGTTACTCATAATATGAGTAACATAACGCATATCAAGGCAAGATGAGTCTATAAGCTAATAAATGTAAGGCTCAATGTTAGTACTCCTTTGTTATTATCCAACTGTGAaggtaataattttgactattaaTATATGCATGTTAGTATTCTATGTTACTCCCCATTATGAGTAGTCGATCGCCAAACCAAAGATGAGCATGGTATCGTCGTTACATGATGAAGCACTTCAACTAATAAGGTTATAGCAAGATTGCAAAATAGAATATTAGCTAGATTACTAAGGAGACTATTTCATCCACCGCCGAACT
Coding sequences within:
- the LOC123440806 gene encoding polygalacturonase inhibitor-like, with product MRMRSRALLVLLLCSLLAGAANAEPSPDPTYKDCHPGDKAALLAVKAALGEAYHFASWTPDSPCCDWYDVTCDHFTGRVVGLAVFQDANLTGTIPSALAGLPHLQDLTLRHLPALSGPIPPAIGKLSNLSSLRISWTAVSGPVPSFLGALKKLTFLELSFNSLTGAIPASLGTIPNLSGINLSRNRLTGAIPPMFLSKSADQVYLWLSHNNLTGPVPAGFAAVNFAHLDLSRNGLTGDASGLFGLGKELQYIDLSRNDFDFDLSAVVLPEQLYTVDLSHNAIHGSIPAQVANLPNLQFFNVSYNRLCGPVPTGGNMARFDLYNFQHNKCLCGAPLSPCKK